The stretch of DNA TTCAAAGATTATGGTTTTAGCAAACAGATATAAAGCTGCTGTATCTTTCGTTGTTaaatgagaagaggaaaataatcagCCCTACATGAGCTGTTAGAAAATGTCTGGAAACTAAGCAGTACAGAACTCATCATTATTCGTTTGGATAGCAGTCCTCAATACTTCGTTGTTTATTTAGTTTTTGCAAGGCTGTACCTCATGGACGTTTTTAGAGCATTTAGAAGAAATACTGTTGCCAAATTAAGCTCTCCTTCTGTCTGAGGTAGTTCTTAATCCCAATCCACTGGGTCCTGTGGGTAGGGCAGGTTGGACAGACCCAGCTGGTTCTGCCTCACTTTGCTGCAGAAGCAGGACTTGGTCCAATTCAAGCAGCCTTTGCTCTCTTGTGTTGGTTCAATCTAGTCTCTGCGACATGACGATAAAAGTACATCTGGGTAAGAACTCTGATCCGTGGGTTCAGACATCCTACCTCCTCCCTGTGAGCTGTGTGCACAGGCTGGATTTGTGGTCCTACAAACGTGAGGGAAGGACCTGTCCCATGGGGGGTCTTTCACAAAATGTTGGCCAAACCACAGCATGAAATAACAAAACTCGCAGGTTTTGGCTGCTTGACCTTCTGTATAAATAGAAACCCTAGGGAGCTGTTAGGATGaggggttttttgtgttttaattgaGCACACATAGTGAAGTTTTACAGTATTCTCTAGTGAATGCCTTGAAGTTATACTCAGAGAGATTTAAGAATCCAGTCCACCACCTCTACTCCTTCTGGGCTGTAATTGTAAAGACTGTGATTTATGTCAAACTCTGTTTGAACTGAATGAGTATTTACTAGAGCTAGACCGAAACCACAAGCAGATTTTTGCTTCCTACAAGGGGAGGATCAGATTGTTCTCATGGCTTGTGGAAGGACCATGACAATGTGTCATTTGTGAAGTGTTCTATGCCTGAAGTAAGCTCTGCTCTCTTGACATCTCATTTTGTAGGGAAGCTAATTTGTTTACTGagtaaataatacatttaagGAGATTTGCttattgaaaacagaaatgtacatATACCAAGTATTTGATTGAAACTCAATAGGACTGTGCTTCAGAGAGGGCCCAGTTCCCCTTTCCTCCACAAACACAATGGATGGAGAGCTCTCCCTTTTGTCCCAGTCTACTGGCTGCTGTAACAGTTAgttctctattaaaaaaaaaataatcaaaaataaacaaaatctaGCCTGCATATCTCCAATTGTAGCAAATAGCATACTTCTGAGCAAGGAGGCAGACCAAGCAAACACACAGATTGTGCCAGATCCTgctggttttgttcatttttgccATACCAGTGAAATTAACAGGTTGCCGTAGCTGGTTGTACTTATCAGAGTGAGAAGtacagtgttttctttattcagcAAAAGCCTATGCACCCCAACAGTAAAGAATCCATAGAAATTAAGTGGAAGTCACTAATTCATCCCATGTTTTGGGGGTGAAGATTGTGAGTCTACAAATATCAGATACATTTGCAAGTTCATACTGGCCTCTGCCTGGAGATCTCTGTGGAAagcattgttttgtttcctggCCCACAAGAGTTGCTGTtctgaagaggtttttttctgtctttctcagacttcctttgtatttttctctggcaAGGTCACGTGTTGGCCAATATCTGACTTTTCTCTGAATCCTGCTACATGTAAACTTATCCCAGTACAGTTCTAACTTTTTGTTAGGCATTAGGATATGTAGGCATATTCCTAGTGCCTCTGGATGTTcttgtgttgttggtttttttctttttccctgagATTTTTGTGCATGACCCATGTACAATTGCATATAATTCTAGGGCTACATCCAGATACTATATGCTGTGCCATCTGTTCAGCTTGCAGTACTTAAATATGCATATCCTTCTGAGTTTGGTTATTCTTTTCACATATATAGCAGCATCCATGACCATACTGATTCACACTGCTTTATGAAGATTCTCCAGGGAAATCTAAAGGAGACTCTGTTTGAATGGCCTGAGAAAAAAGGGAATGGTGAAATGACTAAGAAATCAGAGCGAGTTTTGAGAGAAAATCAGTGTGCCTATATTAATGGTAAGCTCTTCTAATAGTTTGTTTGACAGCTACTTATCGTTGAGTCCCATTTATAACAAAAGAGTTTGTGTGCTCTCTAAATAGTCTCCTCCATCTAACATTTGATGCTAATGGCATTTTGCATGTTTGTTGAAGAACAGGGATCTTTAGATTCTGCACAAACCGCTCATTTACATTcagtaaaacaacaaaattgtCCTTTAACTCGCTCATAAGACGTTGCAACAATTGCTTGATACTTAAATGTGCTAGATAGCTCCTCTACACCAATCAGTCAGCACTATGTCCcaaataaatatctgaaattgCTTATAAATGTGGAGCTTTCGTGAGAAATAAGAGAACCAAAGTTTTGATGGTTTAATCAtcttgctctttttattttatttccaaagaagCAATCCTTTTGGTCAGCAGTGGAAATCCTAGggcaaaaaatacaaaagctgtCCATGGAGTACATGGAGCAGGCAGAAGCAAAGGCCCCGATCTTCAGCTTTATTGTCCAAATCATCAAGAGAGTGTAGTGCTGAAGTGCAGTGTCAGCACAACTGGGCAGACTTGAGCATTTCAATTTACAAAACAATTGCCTCATCCCACAGGCGCTGAGAGACAACCAAGTCTCCAGCAGTATGGTTGCCTAGAGACCTAAAGCTACGCCACTGTGCGTATTGGTAGCTAACACCgtgttgtgctgtgctggaggccATCTGGAAGTCACCAGCTGGTTATCATGGTCTGATCCTATGAAAGACATTATGCATCCTGTTGAAGAGCAGTGAGTGCTGCTGAACAGTGAGAAAGCGCTGGAGGAGGGGGGCACCTGCCTTCTGTGTGATGGCTTAAAAACGGGAGCATGCACCTGGGGCTGAACCCGGGAGCTCGTCAGCAGAGCCACATATTGAGCTGTGGATTAAGCCAGAGAGAGGGCATGGAAGAAGCAAGAGCAGGACTCTGCAGCCCTGTGTTGAAGGAATGCTGTGttaactgaaaacacaaaatccACAGgacaagaaatgcaaacaggAGCTTGACATGTGTGCTGATGAAAGGGTTGCTCCCACGGCACTGCCGAGGGGTTCTCATGCTCGTGTAGATCTTCCTCACTGTGCCGTTATTTCACTCGCAAGCAATTGTACCCTGTGTGCAACTAATCCAAACTTTCtctattatttaaaacaaacaaatatgaCATTTACTTCTCTGGGACAGTTTGGATCTCTGACATGTTTCCTAGCTGACAGTTcgctttaaaaataaataataaagcagataaaaaagaagtagaagGAACACCCTGGCAGTGTGCTGATTACCTTAACTTCTTCAACAACGAGCATCATGTTGCTATTGCGTGCTTCTTGGTTACTGCTGTACTTTACTTTTAAGGTTAAAATCCACTCAGCTGAGTTCATTTGAGTCTTCTATTACATGAGCAATGTAGAATTAGGACACCTTTCCACCACATCCTCTATCTGAATGAACTACGCCAATGACACCTGGGGTTTACGCTTCCAACGTGTCAAAGTTAAGAGTGTCCATACGATTCACAGGGTATCATGCCAACATTGCACAAGTGTAGATATTATTTAACGAATTAGTGCAAGTATAAAAGCCTGAATTGTTTTTACAGCAGGGTCACAAATTGGAATACGAGGTCTCTTCTACATAACTCAAAAAGTCAACTTTATTGTAGAATGGATATGTTTTTTGTGGGGTGGATGTGATTCTTCATACCTTACATTTTCGTGTGACAGCTTGATTTCTACTCCATTGCTCCAGCAAGCACCATTGCTTCGTTAGTAGCCACACAACAGACAGTGCCTTGTTTTATTACAAGTTCAATTATGCTTGCTATTCAGCTAAGGTTGGAAGTGTGCCAGTCACTAGTAATTTGTCACCTTATTCAAAAGATCAGACAAATGAGAAGGCTGTTGTGCTCCGAACCAACACATTGGAAAGATTAATTAGTAAACAGATGCCTCCAAGAGAAGATAACTACATCTCTGCCCCAGATACAAGTAGCTGACTGTTAACATGACTGACATCCTTGTTAACTGGGCTAAGGATCAGTAATACAAAAACTTTCCCCCCTGTAGAACATCTTGATGTTTTTAAGAAACATAAACTGTCCTGCTTCTAAGGCATCTAGAACAGCATCTCTGAGGAAAGTAAATGACCTTGAGCTCCTTTGGAAATGACAGCTCGAAAATAACTGATGGCTTGGCTGTCCTCAGGCTTTCCTGGATTCCTATTGGCAGTAGCAATAGCCAGTAGCAGATAATCCAGCATTACAAGAGGTGTGGAAGGCTGTAAGGTGATCTGCAGTATGCAGGAACCTGTGCTGGAGATCAGCAGTCAGATTCCCTGCACTGGGTTATGTGTTGCCCGTAAAAGTGCAGGAATGCCTAACTGGCTTGCTCACTAGTTTAAGTttagatgactttttttttttcccagacattTGAGATCTCAGTAAATCTGCCTGTTAACTCAACTTCTTGTTTCGTGCCCCAACTTGTGTAGACTCCATTGGCCTGCACCGTGTGGAGAACATCAGCCACACAGAGACTGCTGTCAGCCTGCATTTGTACAGCCCACCCTTTGACAGCTGCAACACCTTTGACCAGAGGACTGGGCACAAGCACAAAGTCAAGATGACCTTCTACAGCCAGTTTGGAGAAAGGACTCACTGTGTAAGTAGGAGGCAGCAGGTtccccagcagccctgtgctctgagcacagggctggggctgagggctgtACTTTTGCCCCCGTGTATGGGAGCAGTGGTCCTGGGGGCTGCCCAGCTCAGGCATAAGCTCCTGGGATACCCATGCATGGCATCAGCATAAAGCCTGTTTCCAAACACCACTCCATTTGTCTGTTagcacctccctgctctgcagccctctgctttgTAACAGCACGGTAACACAGACACATATTTTATCAATGGGAAAACCAAGGCTGAGGACTTACCACCTGTGGGTGATGACACTGAATGTGGCTGCTCTGCCCACCaccccctttccccttccctgtgAACTCAGTCAATCAGTTTGTGTGAGTGGTGAAACAGCCTACCTCCCTCTGATAAGCAGGAGATAAGTTCTGTGCTGAGAACTGAGAATTTGGCTGTTAGCAGTGTGTCTTCAGGCAGCAAATGATGGTAAATGCAACCTAGTCaatggaaaacagcaaagcGGACAGATTGTTTTAGCCAATTTGAGTCATGTGTAATGTTTCCTGTATAAACTGTTCTGCCAAAAAGCATCAGGTTTCAAGTCAGATGTTTTAAGCCTCATAACTTACAGTGAACTGAAGCATTCTTTAATAAGTTGAATATAATTCTTCAAAATTGAAacctttgaaatggaaaaaaatacgCTCTGAGAAAGAGTCCTCTGGTTGGCTGTTGCCTGCATTCTTAAGCAACAACATGAGGTTGTATTTGGGTAGAAGAGAAATCTTAATATCAGCTTTAGGACACCATGCTAGGTCATCTTGGAGACCTTATTAGGGCTCCTTCTAGCACTATTCCATGCACTGGGAAACAAAACCTCTTACAAGGGGAGAAAAGAGATTCTTATTTGTCAGCCATATAGGAAGTTCAAAGACTGTGTTATTTTAGATACAGTCTTTGAGATACAGAACAATTTCACCCTTCACAAAAGCCAGAAATTCAGTGCTCAGTAGTTTCATGGTGTGAGCCCTTAGTAAGATCTCGTTAAGGTTTTATACAATCAGTGAGAACAATGTAAATTATTTGAAGCTTGTCACATTAAGTAATTACTTTACCAGATGGCTGAAACACAAACTTTAATACTCCCAATTCTGAAAGGTCTTTGAGAAAGCAAACTCAGACTTTTAATTCAGACTTCTAAGGAAAATTAATGTGGAAAAACGttgaataaaattaatatgGGAGTTTGGTATCTGcttgcttcctttttgttttaagtgtTTATTGAACACGAAAAATGTAAGATAACAAGTAAAACTAGTCTTGGACTGTTTTCTACTCTCAATCTATAACAAACTGACAATACCCATAACTTTTGTGGGAAATTGGATCTGGCTTAGTGGACAGAGATAAATCTCAGTTGCTGGGTCTCACCCATGAATTGCTGTAAATGCAATTCCAGCAAGGGGAAAAGCAGTGGCTGGGCTGGGCCACCCAGCCATCTGAAATGTTGTCGTGCTACCGAAGCCTTCTGGTCTGGGTGAGAGTTTCTGGAAGGCTCGGTGGAAACTCAGACTTTCTTCTGCTTAATCTCAAAAGGACAAACGAAATCAGAGAGCTGtaagttaaaaatacagagagagtAATGTGAAGCACACATATATATCTTTTACTAGTGAAATCTGCCTAACCAAAGCACATTCAGTGCTTCCCATTTTCTGCAAGTAAAACACTCAGGTAAATCCCTAGCATCTTCTGGCCATGCTGGagttttaattcattaattctGCAGTACATTCTGCAGGTAAATAACTTAGGTAGGCCtaataattaaaatagcatGTCGTTATGCTACCGTGGCCTTGCCCATGAAAGTTACTAACTGTAAGAGTACTGATGTGAAAGTTCCCTGAGGAAAAGCTGGCAGTGCCTTTAGTTCCAAAGCACACCAGCAGTTCCTGTTGCCACAGGCCTTACTGGGGAGTGCAGTTtctcagcacagcctgcctTTCAGGCTGGACTTCCCGCTTCCATCAGACCGCAGTGGGCTCCGGCCTGCGGGAGGCCGCTCTCTTCAGCTGTCTCTTTGGCCAAGGTCTTGCTCATGGTCGCACTCAGAGCTGATGGATGAGGAGACTGCTTTGCTCACGTCCGCAGCACCCTCTATAAAACGTGTGGAATGCCTGCGAGCAGTACTGAGAACTAGTGTACCACCTACAAGGACAGTCAGTGCCTCCTTCCTTAAAACAGCAACCTGTCCTTTTCACTTGCAGGCCATGGCAATGCCACAGGAGAACAACTGAGGAGCACCAGCACGCGTTTGCATAAAGACCTGCTGAATGTTGAACCAGGGACAGAAGACTCACGTGGCTCTTTGTATTCCTTGTATGTAGACCTACACTAGGGCAGCTTCCAGCAATCCCCCATTTTCCCTGAGTGAATGGTGATCACGGGACACTAAGCCAGCTAGTGCCATCAACTACTTCAGAGGTTAGATGTCTTTTCTTGGGCTACTGCCGAGTCAGAATTAAgtagtttgttttctgattctAGCCTCcttttaattctgcttctgttaGTGCACTGAGAGTATCAGAAATAGGGTCTTAAACATCAACTGACACTACTTAATAGGCCTAGCTGTATGTATATTCTCAGTGTAATTAATAACCACATACACTTGTAAGCTTCCAGTCACTTGTACCTATGGGTAGTACACTAGATATGATTAACAGacgatttttttttattaactcttTTAGGTTTTAATGATCTAAGCCATTTTGAtagttttgtgcattttttactttttttttttttttttttttttacaattccATTTGTCGAATCTTGATTTAAATAGGAGCAGCAAAATGCTTCATGTACAATGATTTCCAAAATTGATTGGGCAGAGATTTGGGGTTTTAATAAGACTAATCATACTTAACACATCTGATGTCCAGTTTCCAAAGTGTTCTGTGTAGCTACTGAAGTCCTTTCAggtaactgaaataaaactggaTTTGTGCACAGATTTCATAGTTTTcagcctttttctctttgtaactGAGGAATTCATCACACTTTAGTAATGTCCGCGTTGATCATAAGCATAAAAGACTTACTCAAGCAATAAGCCTTTAGCAAAGCTTTAGAAAGTTGAAAGTATTTCAAACATGCAAAGAATTCTGATGCCAATTAAGTTGGTGGGAGATTTGCCATTGAGTTCACCGATGCTTGGTTTTATCCTCAAATTTAATTACAAGGAAAACGccatcttggaaaaaaagttaactCTGCTTAAATGTACGAACATCAGTGAAGCTGCCCTCACTGAGCTTAACACAAATGGTAGGTAAGTAGCGAATGTGTGGAACGTCTCTTTAGATGACTGCTCATTACTCAGTTAGCAATGTAAGTTTTAACAGGAACCCTTTCAGATCAGTCGCATATCTTGACCAGCCCAGAAAATACTGTTTACTTGGTGAGGCCCCATTTTCGGGGAGGCTGTTGCAAATTTTCAAAGAATGTTTAAGCAGTGTCACAGTTTTTAAATTACGCTATGACTTTGAGTTGCAGTTACTCTGAGAGCCTGTGGGAAGGGTCTAAGTGTTTTGCACAGGGGAGAGAAAGGGGGTATGGAAGTAGAAGATGAAGAGAAGTGAAAGTCAGAGTCGACCTAAAGGCAAACGAAGAGGATGAAGCTGTAGTAGTAAGTGAGGACTGTCTGTATGAGGTGGACCTGGAGGCTGTGCCAGAGGGAGGGTTGAGGGGACGCATGGCCCCAGACTGGAAGTAATATTAAGAGCACAGACATAAATAATCCTCTGATTTTTCTGGGCTCACAGACATAAATAATCCTCTGATTTTTCTGGGCTCCGGCATACCCCAGAGTTTAACACGGCCTTTTTTTTGTCGTTCACAGGAACcaatttttgaaaaatctaGTGGAGAAAATGTTGTCTTGACAAGCTAAGATTTGACATGGTTTTTCTTGTGAACATCAGAGATGAGCTGAGGCCAGCAGGTGCTCCCGGAGGCTATGTCATCTGGGTGCCCTGCTTGTGCAGGGTCACTGAGAGCAGGTAGCTCACGGCTGTGTCCGTGCTTTTGCTTACTAGTTAAAATAGAAGGGCAAACCTGTTCATAAAGCACAGGTTCTGTCAGGTCAGGTGAACTGGGAAGCTCAGAGACAGCCAAGGACTGTAACAGTGATCAGAGAAGCAGTTAGCTGCACTGAGATCAGCAGTATGGAAACTCAGGCGGTACTGCAGCTAGCCACACAAATGCCTAGCAGGtgagacagaagaaatattaGCAGAATAGATAGAAACACTCTACATAAGTTGGCCCAAACACTGTTTACCTATTGTTAGTAGGTCATCATACATTGCATAGAATAATACAGGAATTCCAGTGTTTCAGATTAAGGTACTTATGCCTGACATACTAGAAACAAGGGGGTAGCTTAGCCAGCATAATGGACACTAGTACAAGAAACATAAAGACTAATCATGAATTTGGTCTGGAGACAGTTGAATATATACCACAGCCAACTTCTTTGCTAATCCCTCAATACTAGCTATATATCTTGTGCTCTGAAAAGCACAAGCAGACGTGCATGAAAAGCAATACCAAATCAATAAAAACATAGGTTGTTGCAAAAATTTCCTATTTGCTTCCATGGAAACTGtaacagatacagagagcagAATAACACTATGTGATTGAGcaaattctgagctacaaaaTACCAGTTTTCatcatagtcaccaccattaactatgttttttcaccagcaatgaataagagcctgcatgccacccTTGTAAAATCCTGCACCAGTGGATGTGatcactgtcactgtcaccactacTGAAACACTCCACCCATCACGTCACTGTGCTGACACCCACTGcctggtctccataaacattcagcaagtgtctaTGAATGTTACTGGGTGCTAACTTTACCACATGAAGGAATTCTATGACATGTTTTTATCtcacatgcacttccatgtcagatgccattccGTCAgatgcccctctgctgccacctgtcactCCGCAACAAAaagtaatggaatattggtgggaaaattcagcctctactgccatcccaccgCCATCCGCCTCTGATATCAAGGGCCAACgtagtaa from Numida meleagris isolate 19003 breed g44 Domestic line chromosome Z, NumMel1.0, whole genome shotgun sequence encodes:
- the CDO1 gene encoding cysteine dioxygenase type 1, which gives rise to MEQPVQTEMWKARSLEELIRILHRLFAEDKVSVEEVQALMESYESNPDEWLQYAQFDQYRYTRNLVDNGNGKFNLMILCWGEGHGSSIHDHTDSHCFMKILQGNLKETLFEWPEKKGNGEMTKKSERVLRENQCAYINDSIGLHRVENISHTETAVSLHLYSPPFDSCNTFDQRTGHKHKVKMTFYSQFGERTHCAMAMPQENN